ATACGGGCCGGGCGTGACGATGCCGGGTGCGCCGCTGCCCGGAACGACGATGCCGGGCTCGCCCCGCCCGTGGGCGCCCCCGCCGACGGGGCAGTATCCGCCGACCGGGCAGTACCCGCCGACCGGGCGGTATCCGTCGCCGCGCTCGCCGGGCGGCGTGACCCCGCCGCCGGGCTGGGGTCCGATGCCCCCGGGCCGCGGCTGACCAGGTGCCGCGGGGCCGGGCTGATCCGGCCCGGTTCCGGAGGAACAGCGAGACGAGTTCGATGCTCGCGGAATGGTGCGCGGAGGAGTAAACCGGGCATATGCGGAGATACGTGGCGGTGCTGGCTGCCGGAGCGAGTGCGACGGTGCTGTTGGCCGGCTGCGGTGACGACGATGGGCGATCGAGCCAGGCCAGCGGTTCGCCGGTGGCTCCGGTGTCCACCGCGACCACGACCCGCACCGTCACGAGCGTCGAGACCCTGACGCCGACGGTGGGGGAGCCGTTGCCGACCGGCGCGCTGCCGCAATCCCGGGCGGCCTCCGGCGATGCCCGGCTCTCGGTGACCGATGTCCGGGTGGGACGTCATGACGGTTTCGATCGCGTGGTCTTCGAACTCGGTGGTCGTGGCACGCCGGGGTGGCGGGCGTCGTTCACCGACGACCCGCGCCGGCCCGGAAGCGGCGACCCCGTCGAGGTGCCCGGAAGGACCGTGATCGCGCTGACGATCCTCGGTCTGGGCTACCCGGCCGACACCGGTGTTCCCGCGTACGCCGGGCCGAACCCGGTCACCGGCACCGGCGGAATCACCCGCGTCACGTTGACCGGGGTCTTCGAGGGGCAGGCCGACGCGTTCATCGGGGTGGCCGCGGACCGCCCGGGGGTGCGGATCACCACGCTGAGCGGTCCCACGCGGCTCGTCGTCGACATCGCTCGCTGAGATCAGGCCGGACCACCGGCGGGTGCGGCCGGAGCGGTCAGGTCGCCTCGCCGGGCGGCGTCACCCCGCCCGCGGGATGGAACCCGCTGCTCCCGAACGTCGGCTGAGCGGGCCGGCGTGATCTGTCGCGGACCTTGTCGGGCCGAAATCGGTAGCGACTTGGACGGTGGATCCGGCAAGATCCGCGACGTCTGCTGACCGGCGACAGGATCCGCGACATTTCGCGGCCGGGCGGGTCACCTTCGCTCGGGGACCGGCTGAAAGGGTCGTTTCGACACGGACGGCCCTAGCGGGCCGCCCGGCTCAACGGGCTGCGGAGGCGGGCCCACGGCTCAAGTGGCTGCGGTGGCGGGTCGCCCGGCTCAGGGGGCGGTGGTGGCTGGTTGCCGGGCTCAACGGGCTGCGGGGGCGGCCGCCCGGCTTAGCGGGTGTTGGTGGCTGGTTGCCGGGTTCAACGGGCGGCGGTGGCGGGCCGCCCGGCTTAGCGGGTGTTGGGGCTGGTTGCCGGGTTTAGCGGGTGGTGGGGGCTGGTTGTCGGGCTCAGCCTGGTGGTGGGTCTGGGTCGCGGGGTGGTGGGGCCGGCCGATTCGCCGGGATCACCGGGTTGGGGGCGCGTGGACGACACCCTCGGCACAAGCGGCGGCCACCTCGTCGTCCGAGAGGCCAGCGGCGGACAGGATGGAGCGGGTGTGCTGACCGAGGGCGGGCACGTCGCGCATCGGGGCTTCGTGGTCGGCGAAGGTGGCCGGCGGGAGGAGCGCATCCACCTCGGCGTTCTCCGTGCGGATCCGGCGCCAGCGGTCGCGCGCGGTCAGCTGCGGATGACCGGCGGCCGCTCCGACGTCGCGGATCTCGGCGGCGGGGACACCGGCCCGCGCGAGGCGCGCGGAGAGGTCGTCGGCGGTGAACGCCGCGGTCAGCCCGGCGACCACCTCGTCGCATTCGGCACGATGCGCGACGCGGTCGACGTTGGTGGCGAAGCGGGGGTCGTCGACCAGGTCGGGCCGCGAGAACACCTCGGTCATCAGGGCGCGCCAGCCGTTGTCGCTCTGGATACCGATCAGGATCTCGCCGTCGGAGGTCGGATACGAGTCGTACGGTGCGATCGACACGTGGCCGACGCCCATCCGCGGCGGCTGCTGGCCGGTGTAGAGCTGCGAATACATCGGGTAGCCCATCCACTCGAAGGTGGACTCGAACATCGAGACCTCGATGTCGGCGCCCTCCCCGGTGCGCTCGCGCCGCAGCAGGGCGGCGAGCACCGCCTGTGCGCAGTACATGCCGGACGCGATGTCGGAGGTCGGGATACCGGTCTTCACCGCGTGGTCGGCGGTGCCGGTGATGGAGATCAGCCCGGCCTCGGCCTGGACCAGCATGTCGTACGCCTTGCGCCGTTCGTAGGGTCCGCCGCTGCCGTAGCCCGACAGATTCACGACGATCAGCCCGGGGTGCGCGTCGCGGAGCCGGGCCGCACCCAGTCCCAGACGGTCGGCCGCGCCGGGCGCCAGATTCTGGACGAAGACGTCGGCGTCGTCGATCAGACGCCGGACGATCGCTCGCCCGCGGTCCGATTTGAGGTCGACGGCCAGCGACTCCTTGCCGCGGTTGAGCCACACGAAGTGCGCGGCCGTGCCCTCGACGAAGTGGTCGTAGCCGCGGGCCAGGTCGCCGCCGTCGGTCCGCTCCACCTTGATCACCCGTGCGCCGAGGTCGGCGAGCTGCCGTGTCGGCAGGGGTGCGGCCACCGCCTGTTCGACCGAGACGACCGTGTAACCGGAGAGCGGGAGGCTCATCAGCTGGTGGCGGGCTCGCCGGCCTTCTCGGCGCGCAA
The nucleotide sequence above comes from Gordonia sp. PP30. Encoded proteins:
- a CDS encoding CaiB/BaiF CoA-transferase family protein, giving the protein MSLPLSGYTVVSVEQAVAAPLPTRQLADLGARVIKVERTDGGDLARGYDHFVEGTAAHFVWLNRGKESLAVDLKSDRGRAIVRRLIDDADVFVQNLAPGAADRLGLGAARLRDAHPGLIVVNLSGYGSGGPYERRKAYDMLVQAEAGLISITGTADHAVKTGIPTSDIASGMYCAQAVLAALLRRERTGEGADIEVSMFESTFEWMGYPMYSQLYTGQQPPRMGVGHVSIAPYDSYPTSDGEILIGIQSDNGWRALMTEVFSRPDLVDDPRFATNVDRVAHRAECDEVVAGLTAAFTADDLSARLARAGVPAAEIRDVGAAAGHPQLTARDRWRRIRTENAEVDALLPPATFADHEAPMRDVPALGQHTRSILSAAGLSDDEVAAACAEGVVHAPPTR